The nucleotide sequence TTGCACTTGCCGCGGCATCGCTGATGCTCGCCGCGGCGACGTGCCGGGCACAAGCGGAAATCCAAACTACGCAAACCGTCGAACACGAACGATCGATTCGCGCGGCACTCGAACGCACCATGTCGTTCGATTTCAGGGAAACGCCTCTCAAGGACGTGGCGGCGGCACTCGAGCGCGCCCTAGGCGTGCCGATCGTGCTCGACTCGAAGGCTTTGAACGACGCCGGCGTCACCGACGACACAACGTTTACCTTCAGCAAGTCGGGCATTTCCGCGCGGGCCGCCTTGGACAGCATGCTGGCGTCGAAGGACTTGAGCTGGATCATGCAACGCGATCTGCTGGTCATCACCACCGCCGATGTGGCAAAAGCCTATGTCGTGGTCCGTGTTTATCCGGTTGCGGATTTGGTGTTCATCGAACACGCCGACGCCTACGACGCCGATTTCGATTCCCTGATCGAGGTGCTTACGAGCACGATCGTGCCGCAAAGCTGGGACAGCAACGGGGGCGCCGGATCGATCGCGCCGTTCGTCGAGGCAGGCGCGCTGGTCGTCAGCCAAACGCGGGAAGTTCACGAACGCATCGAGGCATTGCTGGCGCGGCTGCGCGCGGTGCGAGATCAGCAAGGATTACCGACCGCGCTGAAAATCGTCGGCTCGAGCGCCGATACGGCGTCTGGAGGGGTCGTTTCGGTCGAGGAAACACCCGCCAACGTGGCTGCGCAACCCACGCAATCGGCGACGCCGCGAGCCCGTTGGCAATTGCCGCGAGTTTATCGGTAGGGACGTACGAAGAAGTGCGTTCGGTGTGCCGAGGCATTCCCGCGCTGACGCTTCGGGCTAGTTTCCCGTTGGGAACACACATACTAGCCCGAAGCGTTAGCGAGGGGGCGATGCGCGAAATCGGAAGCGAGCCGCTAAGCGTCGATCGGGAGACGGCGTGATCCCGGCCGCATCCTATTCCCTCACCCTTCCGCCTACTTCGTCGCATCGAGGCCGTCGGCCAATTTGCCGAGGGCTTCGGTTTCGATCTGACGGACGCGCTCGCGCGTCAGCCCGAGCGATTGGCCGATTTCCTTGAGCGTGCGCGGTTCTTGATCTTCGAGGCCGAAGCGCATTCGCAGAACCGTCGCTTCGCGGCTATCCATCGTTTTGAGCATCGCCATGACGTGCGTGAGATTGTCGTGGGCGAGCATCGTGTCTTCCGGGCTTTTGAGATTTTCGTCCATGATCATCTCGCCGAGCGACCAGCCCGCCTCGGTCTGATCGGTTTGCGGCGTGGAATTGTAGATGCGGATTGCTTTCTTGATGATCGGCAGCTTTTTGCGCGCGAGGCCAAGCACGCGGGCGATTTCTTCGGGCGTCGGCGTGCGGCCGAGTTCTTCGGTCAGCCGTGCGCTGGCCCGCCGCCATTTCGAGAGCAGTTCGACCATGTAGGCCGGGATGCGGATCGTCTTGGCCGAGTTGATCAGTGCCCGCTTGATCGACTGCTTGATCCAGTAGCTGGCATAGGTGCTGAAGCGGGTGCCCATCGCGGGATCGAACCCTTCGACGGCCCGAAGCAGGCCGAGATTGCCTTCTTCGATCAGATCTTGAAGGCTGAGGCCTTTGCCGGTGTAGCCGCGGGCGATATTCACCACCAGCCGCAGATTGGCCCGCACCATGCGGTCGCGGGCCCGGGTGTCGCCCAGGCCGATGGCCATGGCGAGTTCTTGTTCGTCGTTGGCCGAGAGGAGGGCCGTTTCGTTGATTTCGCGGAGATAGGTTTCCAGCGGAGTCTGAACGGCGGCGGAGGATTTGCGTCGCGGTGCGGCCATAATTGGAAACCGGCGGTCGGGAGTGGGCGGGGAACGAGCAAGGGTGTCGATCGCGACAAACAACCTATCGACGCGCGCAAGCCGGTTTCTCCATTCGCCTTGCCGAGCGACAAGGTGCGCCGAATGTAGGCGAGGTTCGGACGGTGCGGAAAAGACGGCCTCGGCCGATTGCACCCAGCCGAGCACTGCGCCGCAAGTTCGGAATGCCGGTTATGCGAGAAATGCGGGTGCCGGCCAAACGAACGAACACAGGCCCGAAGTGTCAGCGAGAAGGGGGGCGAAACGCGGGCCGGAGCGCGTCCGGTCGAACGTTCGATGGGGGCCTGCGAAGGCTGCCCGTCGCGGCCGGTTCGTCGCCGCGAGGTGGAGTCGCCTTGTGCGTCGAGCCGTGGTCTGTGTCGCTCATTCATCGTAGAATGGGCATCGGACGGCGCTCGCCGGTCGGTGGATCGCAAATCCGGCGTAAGTGACTACTGTCGAAGCGAAAGCGTGGCATCCAATTGTGAAGCGTTGAAGCGAAAGCGTGGCATCCAATTGTGAAGCGAGCCAACAAATCCATTTCCCGCATTGGAACGCGTTGCCTCGTGGTGAAATCAAAGCAGCAAGTTATGCGTGCGACGAACGCATGCCCGATTGCCGCTGCGTAAATAGCAGACCGCAATGAGTCGTTTCATGATCCCAGGTATGGTTTCCCCCCACGAAGCCCAGGCGATGCTTGCCGCGATCGTCAGCTCGTCTGACGATGCGATCATCAGCAAAGACATGAACGGCGTCGTCCGCAGCTGGAATCAATCCGCCGAACGTATCTTCGGCTACACGGCGGAAGAGATGGTCGGAAAGCCGATTACCGTGCTGTTCCCACCCGAGCGGCTCGACGAAGAAAACGAAATCCTGGCACGGCTCCGACGCGGCGAACAAATTGATCATTTCGAGACTGTCCGCCTACGTAAAGACGGCACGCCCGTCATCATTTCCGCCACCATATCACCCATTCTTGATCCGCAGGGAAAGTTGATTGGAGCGTCCAAGGTCGCCCGAGATATCAGCCGAAATGTCGAACTAGAAGGCCGATTTGAGGCGATCATCGCCTCTTCCGACGACGCCATCATCAGTAAAGACCTCAACGGTGTCGTGCATAGTTGGAATCGATCTGCCGAGCGGATGTTCGGATACAGGGCGGAGGAAATTATTGGCAAATCCATTACCATTCTATTTCCACCCGATCGGCTTGACGAGGAGCCGAAGATTCTAGAACAGCTACGCCGGGGACAGCGTGTGGACCACTTCGAAACGGTCCGCGTCTGCAAGGATGGACGCAAACTGGATATTTCGGTCACCATATCTCCCATCAAAGGGCCAGCCGGGCAAATCATCGGGGTTTCCAAGGTCGCCCGCGACATTACCAGCATCAAACGTGCTCTGCGTGAACGGGAAGAACTGCTCAAACGTGAGACGGCGGCCCGCTCCGAAGCCGAACGCGTCAGCCACATGAAGGACGAGTTTCTTGCGACTCTCTCGCACGAGCTGCGCACGCCGCTGAATGCCATTCTTGGTTGGGCAACAATTCTCCGCGCTGAGCACACCCCCACTCCTGATGTGTTGGAACAGGGCCTCGAAACGATCGAACGCAATGCGCGCGCTCAAGCCCAGCTGATTGAAGAACTGCTCGACATGTCGCGCATCATCAATGGCAAATTGAGGCTCGACGTGCAATCCGTCGATTTGGAAGTCGTCATCAGCGAGGCCGTCGAGTCCCTTCGTCCAGCGGCAGAAGGCAAAGGCATTCGCCTCACCAAAGTTCTCGATCACAAGGGCGCGCCGATCACCGGCGATCCGAATCGACTTCAACAGGTTCTCTGGAATCTCCTCTCCAATGCCATCAAATTCACACCGAGAGATGGGCGCGTCCAGGTATTTCTACGCCGCATCGACTCCCACGTGGAAATCCATGTTGTGGATTCCGGTCAGGGAATTTCAGCGGATTTCTTGCCGCATTTGTTTACGCGCTTCTCGCAAGCCGATACTTCGATCTCTCGTCAATACGGCGGTTTGGGACTCGGATTGGCGCTGGTCAAATCGCTCGTCGAATTGCACGGCGGCAGTGTCAAAGCTTCCAGCGAAGGTCTCGACCAGGGCGCAACGTTCATCGTGTCGCTGCCGCTGACAGCGGTCTGCCATGAGGATCGAGAGCCGATCCTGCCGCCTGACCCCTCGACCGCTGCAACGGGTGCAATCCCCGACCTGCGCGGATTTCATGTATTAGTGATCGACGACGAGCCCGACGCGCGTAGCTTAATCCAGCATATCCTCGCAAAATGCAATGCGACCATCAGGACCGCCGCCAGCGCAGCCGAGGGCCTCGAAGCGGTCAAACAGTATCAACCGGATATGATTTTAAGCGATATTGGACTCCCCTCCGAAGACGGTTATGAATTTCTGGCGAAACTGCGTAAGCTTTCCGATGCTGAAGGCGGCGATACGCCTGCCGTCGCGCTGACCGCATTCGCTCGTGCGGAGGACCGCCGTCGTGCCCTAATGGCCGGCTTTCAGATGCACCTCTCCAAGCCCGTCGATTCTGCCGAACT is from Pirellulales bacterium and encodes:
- a CDS encoding PAS domain S-box protein, whose translation is MSRFMIPGMVSPHEAQAMLAAIVSSSDDAIISKDMNGVVRSWNQSAERIFGYTAEEMVGKPITVLFPPERLDEENEILARLRRGEQIDHFETVRLRKDGTPVIISATISPILDPQGKLIGASKVARDISRNVELEGRFEAIIASSDDAIISKDLNGVVHSWNRSAERMFGYRAEEIIGKSITILFPPDRLDEEPKILEQLRRGQRVDHFETVRVCKDGRKLDISVTISPIKGPAGQIIGVSKVARDITSIKRALREREELLKRETAARSEAERVSHMKDEFLATLSHELRTPLNAILGWATILRAEHTPTPDVLEQGLETIERNARAQAQLIEELLDMSRIINGKLRLDVQSVDLEVVISEAVESLRPAAEGKGIRLTKVLDHKGAPITGDPNRLQQVLWNLLSNAIKFTPRDGRVQVFLRRIDSHVEIHVVDSGQGISADFLPHLFTRFSQADTSISRQYGGLGLGLALVKSLVELHGGSVKASSEGLDQGATFIVSLPLTAVCHEDREPILPPDPSTAATGAIPDLRGFHVLVIDDEPDARSLIQHILAKCNATIRTAASAAEGLEAVKQYQPDMILSDIGLPSEDGYEFLAKLRKLSDAEGGDTPAVALTAFARAEDRRRALMAGFQMHLSKPVDSAELVAVALNLYTASRRAKART
- a CDS encoding RNA polymerase sigma factor RpoD/SigA yields the protein MAAPRRKSSAAVQTPLETYLREINETALLSANDEQELAMAIGLGDTRARDRMVRANLRLVVNIARGYTGKGLSLQDLIEEGNLGLLRAVEGFDPAMGTRFSTYASYWIKQSIKRALINSAKTIRIPAYMVELLSKWRRASARLTEELGRTPTPEEIARVLGLARKKLPIIKKAIRIYNSTPQTDQTEAGWSLGEMIMDENLKSPEDTMLAHDNLTHVMAMLKTMDSREATVLRMRFGLEDQEPRTLKEIGQSLGLTRERVRQIETEALGKLADGLDATK
- a CDS encoding DUF4974 domain-containing protein; translated protein: MSRPGIDRTIRVFAFALAAASLMLAAATCRAQAEIQTTQTVEHERSIRAALERTMSFDFRETPLKDVAAALERALGVPIVLDSKALNDAGVTDDTTFTFSKSGISARAALDSMLASKDLSWIMQRDLLVITTADVAKAYVVVRVYPVADLVFIEHADAYDADFDSLIEVLTSTIVPQSWDSNGGAGSIAPFVEAGALVVSQTREVHERIEALLARLRAVRDQQGLPTALKIVGSSADTASGGVVSVEETPANVAAQPTQSATPRARWQLPRVYR